One window of the Bacillus sp. 2205SS5-2 genome contains the following:
- a CDS encoding acetyl-CoA C-acyltransferase codes for MTDVVIVDAVRTPIGRYKGALKSIRPDDLGALVIEALIERNPSVPLKQIEEVVFGNANGAGEDNRNVARMSALLAGLPVEVAGTTINRLCGSGLDAVNYAARAILAGEGDIFIAGGTESMTRAPFVMGKPDAAFPRGNQQLLDTTIGWRFVNDKLKEMYGADSMPETAENVAVKYSISREKQDQFAFESQQKAATAIKNQAFKNEIIPVHYFDQKGNEVIVQQDEHPRPSSSQQKLANLKPLFKGGTVTAGNASGINDGASALLLMSKKKAQELGIKPLVQYVTSATAGLEPRVMGLGPVFATKKAIERASLSTQDLDLIELNEAFASQSLACIQELDLHVEKVNVNGGAIAFGHPLGASGARILTSLIHEMQKRESTYGLATMCVGVGQGIATIVKKL; via the coding sequence ATGACAGATGTGGTTATTGTCGATGCGGTCCGAACTCCCATTGGACGATACAAAGGGGCACTAAAGTCGATTCGACCGGATGATTTAGGAGCGCTTGTTATTGAAGCACTGATCGAACGCAACCCTTCTGTTCCACTCAAGCAAATAGAAGAAGTCGTGTTTGGAAATGCCAATGGTGCTGGAGAAGACAATCGAAATGTAGCAAGAATGTCTGCACTACTAGCTGGGTTACCCGTGGAAGTAGCTGGTACAACGATTAACCGTTTGTGCGGTTCTGGGTTAGATGCCGTCAATTATGCGGCGAGGGCCATTCTTGCTGGCGAAGGAGATATCTTCATCGCGGGTGGGACCGAAAGTATGACACGAGCTCCTTTTGTGATGGGTAAGCCAGATGCAGCGTTCCCGCGGGGAAACCAGCAGCTGCTCGATACAACAATTGGTTGGCGTTTTGTCAATGATAAATTGAAAGAGATGTACGGGGCAGATAGTATGCCGGAAACTGCTGAAAATGTGGCTGTGAAATATAGTATATCAAGAGAAAAACAGGATCAATTTGCCTTTGAAAGTCAACAAAAAGCAGCAACAGCGATCAAGAATCAAGCCTTTAAAAATGAAATCATTCCAGTCCATTATTTTGATCAAAAAGGAAATGAAGTAATAGTTCAGCAGGATGAACACCCAAGGCCCTCTTCATCCCAACAAAAGCTGGCCAACCTGAAACCATTATTCAAAGGGGGAACTGTAACAGCTGGAAATGCTTCTGGAATCAATGACGGGGCCTCCGCACTTCTATTGATGAGTAAGAAAAAGGCTCAAGAACTAGGCATCAAACCGCTTGTTCAATACGTCACATCGGCTACGGCTGGATTAGAGCCGAGGGTCATGGGGTTGGGACCAGTGTTTGCGACGAAAAAAGCCATAGAACGTGCTTCTCTTTCGACGCAAGATTTAGATCTCATCGAATTGAATGAGGCTTTTGCCTCGCAGTCGCTAGCGTGTATTCAAGAGCTTGATTTACATGTAGAAAAAGTAAATGTGAATGGTGGAGCGATTGCTTTTGGGCATCCTCTGGGAGCAAGTGGAGCTAGGATTCTAACTTCGTTAATTCATGAAATGCAGAAGCGGGAATCGACTTACGGATTAGCAACAATGTGTGTAGGTGTAGGCCAAGGTATAGCGACAATAGTCAAGAAATTATAA
- a CDS encoding aldehyde dehydrogenase family protein, which produces MATVKESSFVKLEMKRKHYSMIINGERVDSSETVSTYNPATGEEIATVAKATIEDAEKAVMAARQAFDYGKWKKSPVNKRSRVLNKIAGIMRARFNELVELEILDSGKSLSAAQGQVMQAIEDFEFYAGAIVGHRGTVNNVPGQFQNITEKEPIGVCAQIIPWNYPLMMAAWKIAPAIAVGCSVVVKPASLTPLTAIVLGEICIEAGVPEGVVNILPGSGSTIGNYLVEHDNVDKVAFTGSTPIGKDIMGKASQTLKRVTLELGGKSPNIVFEDADLDAAVDGSLFGIFYNTGQSCEARSRLYVHENIYEAFMEKFVEKTKKLKLGNPFDKDTHIGAVISEEQLDVIQGYITSAVDEGATIASGGRVAQLAGYENGYWYEPTIITDVNHDMTVVKEEIFGPVVVVMPFKDEKEAIKLANDSDYGLGSAIWTTNYAKATRVSKRIEAGIVMVNCPFSAFPGTPFGGYKQSGFGRELCIETLDLYTETKSIVSYYGNRPLNPFGI; this is translated from the coding sequence ATGGCAACAGTAAAAGAATCAAGCTTCGTGAAACTAGAGATGAAAAGAAAGCACTATAGCATGATAATTAATGGGGAAAGGGTTGACTCATCAGAGACGGTGTCTACCTATAATCCTGCCACTGGGGAGGAAATCGCTACAGTAGCAAAGGCAACGATTGAGGATGCTGAAAAAGCTGTTATGGCTGCTCGTCAAGCGTTTGACTACGGGAAGTGGAAAAAAAGCCCTGTTAATAAGCGTTCTCGTGTATTAAATAAAATTGCTGGAATTATGAGAGCAAGATTCAATGAATTAGTTGAACTTGAAATCTTAGATAGTGGAAAGAGCTTATCAGCTGCTCAAGGACAAGTAATGCAAGCGATCGAAGATTTTGAATTTTATGCAGGGGCGATTGTTGGTCATCGAGGTACCGTGAATAATGTACCTGGTCAGTTTCAAAATATCACAGAAAAAGAACCAATAGGTGTTTGTGCACAAATTATTCCGTGGAATTATCCGTTAATGATGGCTGCTTGGAAAATTGCTCCGGCCATTGCAGTTGGTTGTTCAGTCGTCGTGAAACCGGCCTCTTTAACGCCGTTAACGGCCATAGTTCTTGGTGAAATTTGCATTGAGGCGGGAGTGCCCGAGGGTGTCGTCAATATTCTTCCAGGATCTGGTTCTACCATTGGAAACTATCTAGTGGAGCACGATAATGTGGATAAAGTAGCCTTTACTGGATCGACGCCAATCGGAAAAGACATTATGGGGAAAGCCTCCCAGACATTAAAGCGGGTCACTCTTGAGCTGGGTGGGAAATCCCCAAATATCGTGTTTGAGGATGCGGATTTAGATGCGGCTGTTGATGGTTCGTTATTCGGCATTTTCTATAATACAGGTCAATCATGTGAAGCCCGTTCAAGATTGTATGTTCATGAAAACATCTATGAGGCATTTATGGAAAAATTTGTTGAGAAAACGAAAAAACTTAAGTTAGGTAACCCTTTTGACAAAGACACACATATTGGTGCTGTGATAAGTGAGGAACAACTCGACGTGATTCAAGGATATATCACTTCAGCAGTAGACGAAGGTGCTACGATTGCTTCCGGAGGTAGAGTAGCCCAGCTTGCCGGTTATGAAAATGGTTATTGGTATGAACCAACCATTATTACTGACGTGAATCATGATATGACAGTGGTGAAAGAAGAAATTTTTGGACCAGTTGTTGTCGTGATGCCGTTTAAAGATGAAAAAGAAGCGATTAAGCTTGCGAATGATAGTGATTATGGTCTTGGGTCGGCTATTTGGACTACTAATTATGCGAAAGCAACCAGAGTGTCGAAAAGAATTGAAGCGGGAATCGTCATGGTTAACTGTCCATTCTCAGCATTTCCTGGAACACCATTTGGAGGCTATAAGCAGTCTGGTTTTGGCCGAGAACTTTGCATCGAAACCCTAGATTTGTATACGGAAACGAAAAGTATTGTTTCTTATTATGGAAATCGTCCTTTAAATCCATTTGGAATCTAA
- the paaX gene encoding phenylacetic acid degradation operon negative regulatory protein PaaX gives MNTRSMIFTLYGDYIRHYGNKIWIGSLIRLLNEFGHNDQAVRAAISRMNKQGWVQAEKQGNKSYYFLTDRGVNRMEEAAKRIFKLNPEQWDGKWRILMYSIPEEIRSVRDELRKELVWSGFGTFSNSCWVSPNNLEKQVQDLIEKYAIQDYVDFFVADYKGPHDSQRLIEKSWDLEDINRRYQEFIDYYGERFIQDQIKIQKGEMTEASCFVERTKLIHEYRKFLFVDPGLPQELLPEKWLGGEAATLFSDYYKELALPSSCFFERVFQEGNEINSKDRGYNVLEHPLISE, from the coding sequence ATGAATACAAGATCAATGATTTTCACATTGTATGGTGATTACATTCGTCACTACGGAAATAAGATTTGGATTGGTAGCTTAATTCGTTTACTTAATGAGTTCGGTCATAATGATCAAGCGGTTCGAGCTGCTATTTCTCGGATGAACAAACAGGGTTGGGTTCAAGCCGAAAAACAAGGAAATAAGAGTTATTATTTCTTAACGGATCGAGGAGTCAATCGAATGGAGGAAGCAGCAAAGCGGATTTTTAAATTAAACCCTGAACAATGGGACGGAAAATGGAGAATACTGATGTATAGTATCCCTGAAGAAATAAGAAGTGTACGAGATGAATTACGGAAAGAACTAGTGTGGAGTGGGTTTGGAACGTTTTCCAATAGTTGCTGGGTCTCACCGAATAATCTTGAAAAACAAGTTCAAGACTTAATTGAAAAGTATGCTATTCAAGACTATGTTGACTTTTTTGTTGCTGATTATAAAGGTCCTCATGATAGTCAACGTTTAATTGAGAAAAGCTGGGACCTTGAAGATATAAATCGCCGCTATCAGGAGTTCATTGATTACTATGGTGAGAGATTTATCCAGGATCAGATAAAAATCCAAAAGGGGGAGATGACAGAGGCTTCCTGCTTTGTTGAGAGGACGAAGCTTATCCATGAATACAGGAAGTTCCTTTTCGTCGATCCAGGATTGCCGCAAGAGCTTCTTCCGGAAAAATGGCTTGGTGGTGAGGCTGCAACTTTATTTAGTGATTATTATAAAGAACTTGCACTTCCATCTTCGTGTTTTTTTGAGAGGGTTTTTCAAGAAGGAAATGAAATTAATTCGAAAGATCGTGGGTATAACGTTCTAGAGCATCCATTAATATCTGAATAG
- a CDS encoding gamma carbonic anhydrase family protein, which produces MIYSLGERIPNVDDSVYVAPGASVIGDVTIGTESTIWFGAVLRGDEGPITIGKKCSIQDNVSAHLYEGSPLIVEDEVTVGHNAILHGATIRKRCIIGMGSTILDGAEIGEECIIGANTLIPPGKKIPPRSLVVGQPGKIVRNLGEKDLELIQLSIDTYVQKGKEYRDQLTLLK; this is translated from the coding sequence ATGATTTATTCTTTAGGGGAAAGAATTCCAAACGTCGATGATTCCGTCTACGTAGCTCCAGGAGCCAGTGTCATTGGGGACGTCACAATCGGCACAGAATCAACCATTTGGTTTGGCGCTGTTCTTCGAGGTGATGAAGGACCAATTACTATCGGGAAGAAATGCAGTATACAAGATAATGTGAGCGCTCATTTATATGAGGGATCACCCTTAATTGTGGAGGACGAAGTAACGGTCGGTCATAACGCCATCCTGCACGGGGCGACCATTCGGAAGAGATGTATCATCGGTATGGGATCTACCATTTTAGATGGGGCTGAAATTGGAGAAGAATGCATTATCGGGGCAAACACATTAATACCACCGGGTAAGAAGATTCCTCCCCGTTCACTAGTCGTCGGCCAACCCGGGAAAATTGTTCGCAATTTAGGTGAAAAAGATTTAGAGCTTATTCAGTTATCAATTGATACGTATGTCCAAAAGGGAAAAGAGTATCGCGATCAACTCACACTACTTAAATAA
- a CDS encoding 3-hydroxyacyl-CoA dehydrogenase, whose amino-acid sequence MINNIVVIGSGVMGRGIAYVAALGGFQTTIVDVEESILTSAQNEIEAIFQKGLERKKLTIEEKEASLERLFFSADLEKASKNADLIIEAVPEKVAIKKDIFQKIDTYAKETCYFATNTSTMSPTEIASYTNRPNKLIAMHFFNPVHKMPLIEVIKGLETSEETAEMARAVAKQMGKETVVVNEFPGFVTSRISALVGNEAFYMLQEGLGTPEEIDKAIKLGLNYPMGPFELGDLVGLDTRLNNLRYLHEKLGEKYRPSPLLEKYVKAGRLGRKSGRGVYDYRGGEKV is encoded by the coding sequence ATGATTAATAACATCGTTGTGATAGGATCAGGTGTGATGGGAAGAGGTATAGCTTATGTTGCAGCTCTAGGTGGGTTTCAAACGACCATTGTAGACGTAGAGGAGTCCATACTAACATCCGCACAAAACGAAATTGAGGCTATTTTTCAAAAAGGGTTGGAGAGAAAAAAGCTAACAATAGAAGAAAAAGAAGCCAGTTTGGAAAGATTGTTTTTTTCAGCGGATTTAGAAAAAGCATCCAAGAATGCTGACTTAATTATTGAAGCGGTTCCTGAAAAAGTGGCCATTAAAAAAGATATTTTTCAAAAGATAGACACATATGCGAAAGAAACCTGCTATTTTGCGACTAATACCTCTACGATGAGTCCAACTGAAATTGCCTCTTATACGAATCGTCCTAACAAACTTATTGCGATGCATTTCTTTAATCCTGTTCATAAAATGCCTCTTATTGAAGTGATTAAAGGGCTAGAAACTAGTGAGGAAACAGCTGAAATGGCGCGAGCAGTTGCGAAGCAAATGGGAAAAGAGACCGTGGTGGTGAACGAGTTTCCTGGATTCGTGACCAGTCGAATCAGTGCTCTAGTGGGCAATGAAGCCTTTTATATGTTACAAGAGGGACTAGGGACACCAGAAGAAATTGACAAAGCAATTAAACTTGGGTTGAATTATCCGATGGGACCATTCGAGCTTGGTGACCTTGTAGGGTTAGATACTCGCCTAAATAATTTACGCTATCTTCATGAGAAGTTAGGAGAAAAATATCGACCTTCTCCACTATTAGAAAAGTACGTCAAGGCTGGAAGGCTCGGCAGAAAATCTGGGAGGGGTGTATACGATTACAGAGGAGGAGAGAAGGTATGA